From the genome of Solanum lycopersicum chromosome 7, SLM_r2.1:
tgacttttcaaccttctttgtaaccctttcccttttcttttctgacttcttcttgttatttttcttttcaacctcttctccagacaactcaaccaatttttctttaggtatcttaaaatttgataccttgaagGTTCGTGCACTTCTGACTGCAGCAGCAGAGCATGCGCTTGCCTTCAAGGCATCTACCATCAATTTTTGTGCAGCAGACCTTGTATTAGGTCGTCTCTTAGGAGTCTCTTCCACGatcttttctttcccttttcgacTCTCAACCTTCCATTTTAATGGTACTTCCTCATTTGCAGATTCAgatgaagagaaagaagaatACCGCCCCAAATCGGGGGTTTTATCGAAAATGGGTTGAGAAGGCCTGACCTCTTCTCCTTCCAGGACATCAGTGTTTTCTGCTCTGGCCTCTTCTCGCATCATTGCCAGACTTTCAATCACGAGTTCCTCACTCGCTGCTAGAATATTAGACTCGGAAGCCCTATGTTTTGGTAGATCTCCTTCAAACATGTTGTCAGGCAACATGTCTTCACATGGACCAGGTCCAGTGGGCACTGCAGAAGTGTTTAGATCTATGGAGAAGAAAGGGTTATCAGGAGTATTTTGTGGAGGATTGGGTGGGGGAGAAAGTCTTTCTTGAGCAGTTGTTAGAGAATAGAATGCAAGGGGCTCAATTTCACTAAGGGCATCCAACATTTTcttagaagaagatgaagaagaagacatgGTTGTAATACTGGAAGGTttctttgaaaaacaaagagaagaagATGAGACAGATTTTGCCCCTTGAATTTGATAAGCCTTTTGAGAAAAGAAAGATGATGTTAAGAGACAGATGAGagtttcaaaaagaagaaaggctttttaaaaaaagtgaaaggGTGCCAGGTCTTGTGATTGGATGCGTCGTTTGAGGGAGAAACGATGGGACTGATCGGTCAGAGTAACCGATGACTGACACGTGGAATTTTCAACGGTCAAAATTTTcagtttaaatttaatgtataaattctAACCTGGACAAGTACCAGGTACCATGGTAGAGTTTAACTTCATTCCTTAATTGTTCTAGTTTCTTCTTTTGCTGAGCAGGTCCCTACTGAGAGTATACCTACAAAAGATACAAAAAGGGATCTTTGTtcagatatttaaaattcacacaaaggatacctgcactgcaattttagccatcaaGGGAGTTCCACTGTTGGAAGCTAAAAGCATCACTTGGAGATTAACATTCCCAACTTTAGCCGATTcctctcaaattgatccttgctgagagacttggtgaagatgtctgcaATTTGTTCCTCCGTTGGACAATTTGTGAGcacaatatttcccttctcaacattatctctcaagacatgatgtctaacatcaatatgttttgttcttttatgGTGGACTGGGTTCTTTTCCATACTAACAGCACTAGTATTGTCACACATAAGAGGAATTGCTTTGATGTGGATTCCAAAATCCTCCAAGTGTTGCCTGATCCACAGCAACTGAGAACAGCAAGCTGCAGCAGCTACATATTCTGCTTCATCAGTTGAAAGAGCCACAGAGTTCTGCTTCTTGGTACCCCAAGAGATaagtgatgatccaaggaaatgagccatTCTAGAGGTACTCttcctgtcaacttgataacctgcaaaatcagcatctgTAAAAACAACCAGATCAAAAGTGCCACCTGCAGGATAGAGGAGAACCAGGTCCcctgttttcttcaagtatctgagaatacgttttgcagccttcaggtgtgaatcacgaggacatgcttgaaacctggaacacattccaacactatacaCAATATCAGGCCTGCTAGCAGTCAAATATAACAAGGAGCCAATGATTCCTCTGTACAATGTCTGATTCACAAGGGGATCAGATTCTTCTACTATcatcttggaatttgttcccgtaggagtatcaataggtttagaatcaaacatattgaatttcttcagcagctcTTTGATGTACTTCTCCTGGCATATTGAAATCtcatttgatgattgcttgatttgcagACCCAGGGAGAATGTCAACtcacccatcatgctcatttcaaaCTCCCTTCCCATTAGTAATGAGAATTCTTCACAGAGATGTtcttcctcatcaagaatgtCATCATTTTTGGGGAGTTTGATTTACTCTGACTGAAATTCAGAGTAGTACCAGGTACCTCATCACACTTTCCAACCTCATCAGCCTCTTCAGGTAGACTATGATTTTGATCATCAAAGTCATTTTTCAACTGTTATTCTGCATCAGCTTCActtccttcaattttttattttttttgaattgaataGCTTGAacacatcatcttcatcatttgatccattGGCTTTTAAGTTTCCATCTTTATCAAAAACAACATGAATGTTTTCTTCAATACCTTGAGTTCTATTGTTGGGTTTAACACTACTTCATTACTTCtaggatcaaattttcccagatcATCCTTTCCATTGTTCAGCACAAAATATCTACACCCAAAATATACCCCCTCTTTCCatcaccaaaagagacaccCCCTTCCTGAagtgtcttgagtgagaggaaatttttgatgacaccagtcatatgtttagagcatccactgtccatataccaacattgactgctgctcctctcactcacTTGCAACAAGAATTACTTGTTAAGattgggaacccatttcaatttgagttcccAGAAAGCAGATAAGGGAGTGATCAGATTGTATCTAGTCCAATAGGgcagtttttgaatttttctaacAAAGGACTTTGGAGTAGAAAcagattttttatttgaaaatctatCAGTTGAAACATGTTTTGGAGGACCAGGTCTCTCATTTGATACTTTTTGCCTTACAGCATAGTTAGAGAGCCTTTCATGGGAATTTTTCCAGCTAGCACACTCTCCCGTTAAATGCCCATTTTTACCACAGTGAAGACAAAGCAGATTGTCAGACACAAATACATACTTACTGTGAGGATTAAAGGGAGGAGTGATATTCAAacttcctagtcctttcttattgaaattactctggTTTGTTGCACTTGACAACAACTTAGAGGATTTTGTccacttaagagatttttcaagttcttccttaagtttgacAATATCCTTTTCTAATCTGTTGCTTTTCTCCAAAGACAGTCTCAGATTTTTCtcagagtttttcaatttttcttcaatttcaactcTTAAACCATTTGACATTCCATTCAGCTTTTCAGCTTCTTCGGTTATCTGATTCAATTGATTCTTAAGTTCAGAATTATCAGACTCTAGAGACACCATTCTTGACATTGTCTCTTCAAATTGaactttgttttcagttaaaatttcaagttcagcATTCATGGTATCTCTTTCAGATGTTAACTCTATCACAGAATCTAGCATGACTTTTGCCAAAgctctcaattttttaagagaatatttttccaagtcatttttcatgtcaagaagagttacctgattgtcctcttcttcattttctgtgtgtgccatgagagcaaacatttcattgaagacaGTTTCCTCCTCATGCACAGCGACCATAGACACATCTTTTGGCTCATCAGgatcttctgaatcacttgaagAATCCCCCCAAGCAGCAAGAGCCCTTTTGACAACCATATCAGCAGTAGCTTTACGATCTCTGTTACcaggtaccaggtcccttctatTCTCACTGTCACTTCTTGGTTTTTGATAATCCTTGCTTTCATTCTTGAGCAAAGGACACTCTTTGATGAAGTGTCCAgcttttccacacttgtagcaaGTGTCACCTTGAGCAGCATTTCGAGTaccatttgttcctcttttataaACTTTGTTTTTCCTCACAACCTTTTGAAATCTGCTGATGAGatatgccatatcatcatcactggAATCTTCATCTGATTTATACTTCAGCATCGATGACTTGTCTTTCTTAGCTTCCTTCTTTGATAAATCGTAATTCTGATTCATCTCATGTGTCTTCAGATTGCCAATCAAGGCATCCATGGTCAGCACCTTCAAGTCTTTAGCTTCAGTAATGGCATCAACTTTGCTCTCCCAAGACTTTGGAAGAATTCGAAGCACTTTCCTGACTTGTTTGgtcatgcttataggttcacccaaacttcgcagctcatttgtaatagaagaaaacttggtgaacatgtcatgtatagtttctccttccttcattttgaagttctcaTATCGTGAGGTGGGCATATCAATCTTggattctttgacttgttcagttccttcatgtGCAGTCAACAAGCAATCCCAAATTTCTTTAGCAGACTCACAGGCTGACACTCTGTTgtactcatcaggtcctatcccacagaccagaagagttttagctttgaaacccttttcaatctttttcctgtCAGCATCATCATATTTCTGCCTGGGCTTTGGAACAGTAACGGTCATTTCTCCATCCTTTACTTCCATCATTGGAACAAAGGGTCCATCTAGTATAATATCCCATAACTCGCTATCTTCAGTCATGAGATAGTCgtgcattctaactttccaccaactgtagaagtgtccattgaaacgaggaggtCTGTGTGATGACTGACCTTCTTCGAGGTTAAGTGGAGCTGCCATTCTTAGAACAAAATCACTaccttggtgttaaccaaataggtagtgtctgctctgataccacttgatagaatgTATGCCTTCACTTTAcgagtaatggaccaggtcccttactttacttcagaaaattaccagaaagttaaatgcagtaaaatcaacacaatgattttacgtggaaacctccttgcttaagggagtaaaaccacgacctgtctcacaggattttcaatcgttttcactaatcttcaaaagcaaaagcgaaacacgattacaccaaacgtaagaaagagttatcaatcttaccgtTAAGCAATAGACCTCTATTGCTCAACAAGCCAAAGTAGAAagacaatctacccactaagctatcccacctggacaacctagacttttaacacaacacaccaaatcctttatagattcaggaatggtttacagtttaagaacaagagaatgtattcctaaacaactagacgaaaagctcAAGATATTGctgttgttcttggaataacTCTGCCTTTACTTTGTagagcctttgcaagagttcttgaaaagtttttatcaagttgcaaaaactagaGAGAagtgtttaggaaagtgccttttatatgggcaagtcactttcctaaacttctttgccattggctggaagggtcacactttctgacgtcatcgggaagtgtgcacctactttctgcaCCATCTCCAGCTGGCAGTTGACTGACTCGtcatcatgagagcctggtacctctatTAGGTCCCTGAGTTTTGTTTTATCTGCAATACTTCGAACAATacacctgcaatactcaagtagaaaacccggtacctttatgaggtccctaagtttgtcaaatcatcaaaactacaaataacatatatatatatatatagtgtatcATTATTCTTAAGATATTTatgctttcttttttatttttttattattattatatgattatagttttttatacGTATGATATGTTTTGTCTATACTAAGCCAACTTCTAacaaaatgtaatttaattagtatgaaaatatatttgtctATACATTTTAATGTGATGTCTTTTATTATGAATGTCATgtctttatttactttttttttgtttgaaattataattttttctataactTTGATGATACACCGCCAAAatattttgtgaatatttttctttatactatctttttttttaatagacaatttcttttttgattattaGAACTTATgtttagtaattaaaaaaatattcattcttctaaaataattataaaaagtttgtttttcatgaagtatttaaaattcaaacctCCAATATCTAACATaagatttttatgttatatttcgTGCAGAGTTATATTCTTATGTCAAACTTACATATCAAAGGACTAAGATTTGAACTTAACTATAtaaattaacttttataatATCAATTAGGGAACAAACGTGCAATGCACGTTCCGAGAACTAGTAGGAGTATAAGTTTGACCATGTTTAGTAGACTATCTTTTAATTACTCTCCGAGACTATAACACAATCTGTTATTTAGCGTGCCAAAATAATTTAACAGGAATTCAAActgaatttgaagaaaatttataCCGGCACATTGTTGGCTTCAGTACGTTATgcatttaacatatatatatatatatatatcgatttCATCGGCCTACTTGTTGAGTTATTGTCAACCCATTGTTGGAAGTGTTGTAGAGCTTAGAAGACGAAGATGATGTACTTGCACCAGCGCTATTTCTTCGTGCTATAAAAGCTGGTTGATTTGGTCTTGAGAGTGTTATGCTTTCACCTCCAAGCATAAAAACAACATTTGACATTACAGGACGTTCAGCTGGATCTTCTTGAACACATAGGAGTGCCACATTCACACACTTTAGCACTTCATTTTCATCGCACGACTCAACTATGGTTTCATCCATCACTTCTAATGCACTGTCTTTCATCCAGAGTCTCCATACCTGTAATAAGTCATTTTGAGTCAATGAAAGCTTTAAGTAGAATGGGATGTGAGGGAGATTTTGCTACTTACATGACCAATGAGGTTTACATCTCCGAAAAATTCCATGTTTCTCCTCCCACTTATGATCTCGAGTAAGACCACTCCAAAGGCAAATACATCAGACTTGATTGAAAAGAGTCCCTCCATTGCATATTCCGGAGACATATAGCCACTGTTTTAAGTGTGTTCCAGAATAGGTTATTTTAGCATCTACTCTGTGTCAACCAATACATTTTTGGTGTGTATATATCTATCTTCTGCCCACCAAATCAAAGGTGAAAGCAGAACTAAGAGACTTACTATGTTCCAACGACTTTGTTAGTATTAGCTTCTGTATTTTTGCCTTCAACAATCCTTGCCAAGCCAAAATCTGATATTTTGGCATTCATTTCTTCATCTAACAATATGTTGCTCGTCTTTAGATCTCTATGAATGATCCTTAGCCTCGAGTCTTGGTGAAGATAAAGTAGCCCTCGAGCAATAcccaatataatttcaaaacgGATCCTCCAGTCCAGTAATTGACAGAATGCATGATCTAATTGCAAGGTTTGTAAGATAACTTCAGAGAGAAACAATCATAAAACTATTACTACAACGAGTTTCGTGGCAGGGAAGGAAGTATACTAACCAAATAGAAACGTATCCAAGCTTTTGTTGGGcatatattcatataacaaAATCTTTTCATTTCTCTCAACACAATAGCCTAGAAGCCTAACTAAATTTCTGTGCTGCAGTTTTGCAATCAACATTACTTcagttttaaattcttcaacACCTTGTCCAGAATCACTTGACAACCTTTTAACTGCCATATCTGTACTTCCGAGAAACTTACCCTGCATAAATGTATCTCCGAACTGTTATATAACAAAAACGAGTGAAATGTTAAAACAACTTAAAacagaagaaggaaaaaaaaagagaaagttgCAAAACCTTATAAACAGGTCCAAATCCACCTCTCCCGAGCTTACTTGCATTTGAGAAGTTTTGTGTAGCAACTAGTATGCTATTCAAGCTGAAAAACGGGACATCAATCCGTTTCTTATCATCTTCAGTGATTAAATCTCCATCAAAACTATCTCTATGAGGCAAGTAGTCCATAGGCATCCCCAAAACAATTTCTCTGGCTTTTATAATCAAAACAATTGAAATGATTAATATATCCAAAAGTTGGAGTAGTTGAGAAAAAGCAGATGAAATTTCTACATTGTTACCTTTACTTCTTTCCACTCTTTTCagataaatcatataaataatacCACATAGAACCATAACTCCAAGAATTACAGAGATGGAAATAACAAGGGGTCTCTGATTCCGTGAGGATGTCTGCATCGGTGTATTGTTCAATGGTGCTTGTGGTCTAACTTCTGAAAAGAATTGAATAAATGAAACAAGTGTTGGTATCGGAAATGTGAAATGAAGAATTTATGGTCACAGATCATTTTCTTACCAATAGGGGGCACGCGGACAGAGAGGTTGTAGCCACCAGTGTAGTTCTCCTGGAGATTATTGAGATTCGACCCCCAAAACCAGCATCCAGAAATATTAGAATATGTATATGCATTGCATGAACAGTTACTTAAACAATGACTCAGGCAGTCGCCACTGGTATTAATCTTTGTATCTGTCCATTCTGGATACACAAATTTCATTGAGCTCAGATCCATAAATGTGTCTTCTTTGCAAGAAAAGTTATCTGATTTTCTCGAACATCCACTTGAATATTCTCCGTCTCCATAATCTTCTCGAGGATTACTCTGAAACCTAGGCAAACATCTGCACACTTGCCTCTCGTTGCTGTTACAAATCTCAAATTTACCACATTTTCTAAACTCGTCACATTTATCTTTTGGGGCAGACCATAACAAGGACCATCCGCTCTTGCTATCCCAAAAGTAGAATTGTATTTCTCCAGAGGAGTTCATTAGGAGTCTGGTACCTTGGaaaacaaaatcatttttgtcTAACAATGAGAAAACAATCGGAGTAAAATTACGATTATTATTGAACAATGTTCTTGTCTCTTCCACTGAATTATTGAATAACGTTTTTCTCGCTTCAACTGAATTATTGGATAAAAAGAAGGTTACAAAAGATGGCATATCATTGAATCTGAAATATTTATAAGCAGTTGATTTGGCAACTCCTCCTACAGACCCTTGCCAGTGAGTACCCCCTCCGTTCTCAACTATCACATATTTTTTGTTGTCTCCTTGATCtactttaaatttgtatttccAATTTCCAGATCCTTCCCAAGAAGTTAATTCCAGACTCTCCATATTCATACCAGGAAGGAAAGTATTCGTTGGATACCGAAAACTCTGCCACATTTTAGTTCCTGATTCATCAAATAAAACCAAATTCCCTGTATCCAACAACTCTGCTTTAACGCCAGAGTTACCCTCTACTCCTGAGGAGATAAAAGTGTATCCACTAATTGAATTCAAAACTTTGAGGTTACCATCTTCAACGACAATCGAAACAATCGCCTTATTTTTTATTGGATGCTGAATCGAATCATTCCAATTAGCAACCCATACAACTGTTCGAGGACTTAATTTGTAATACCATATACCTACATATCTGTTTAACCCTGCATCATTAGAAAAGaatccaaattcaaaattttctccaGCAGATACCAGTGTTTCCCCGTTTATTAACTTACTCCTTCCATCGATCGTGCTCCTTGCATCACATCcacataaaattaataacaacaaaacaaaattacTTAGTTGCATAACATGAACTTTTCCAGCAACTACTTGAGTCAATaacatattgttttttttttttttgatgatatgAGAAAAGAACATTCACTTCAAATGTGAGTACAGTCAACACCAAGTAAATGGTCGTccttaaattaatttagctgttttttttttcagccAACCATTGAGATTATTTATATGATCAAATTTTGTTTCTATTACTATACTATTTATATTGAGTAATAAACTTTACACACATGGTAGGCTTTGGAGAATTGACAGGTAAGATATCTATAATATAATTGAgtaaatatttgaataataaactCCGAAAAACTTTTAAGCTATGATTAGCCTTGGAGAATTGATAAGTAGATATCGTAAAGTACTTCTTGGATTGGATTACTAGTGTGTTTTCGAGAGTGaattatttcttcaaaaaatgaGATTTCATTTGTACAAGTTCATCATATTATTAAACATTTAGATACTACTGCAAAATATTGTTAGAATTACTTTCTATTTCTGATTTACCGTTTGGTGTGACTTCACATAAAAACGAAGAAAAGTATTCAAAATCTTTAATAATTTAGGACTAGTATTGTTGAAATAAGTATAACCACATACATTGTTTTCATCTTTATAAGATGAAAGAAATGAGAAGACGAAAAATTAAAGtcaattccttttcttttttcttttttttttttagttaaagttaaagtcaAGTCAACTTTGGAGTAGAGGATATTCTCCTAAGTTagttctttaatttattatctCTTCGTTTATTTTCTGTATCGACAAATAAAACGTATGGTCCTATATCACAAAATGATTCCtcgaattgatttttttttttttgacatgcGACAAAGATAAGAAAAATGTGAATTACATGGAAATTTTTCTTGGAATTTGTAGGAAAATAAGTTTTCTACGAATTTTCATATTAATCCCCAGAAAAATCTCCATGTAATTCACAGTTTTCTTGTAGTGGACTAAAATACAATTCTAGATATTGTCTATAATTATctcatttaatttgatttaagttACTTTCTGTTTggatcattatttcataacatactatattgtattgtaataTATGGTATATACAATGTTTTACTAAAcagtattgtttgttgttgtttaataatatttttatttatttgatttgacTCCTAATTATTCTTAGGGTAGGAGGTTTGATTAGGATTAAATAATACTCCCTCCATCCACTATTGTTTCTTAGGATAAGACCATCCAACAACCCTTAAAACATAAGTtgcaatttgactaaaatagtCTTGTAACTTTAAAATgacaaatacttttttaaatcaatggttATGTAATTATTAAGTGCGGGATTGGAAAAGGTTGACTAATCGGTTCTTGATGatttaaattgacaattaatttTGGACAATTAATTTTAGTATATCTGACAAACAATAGTGGACAGAGAGAGTATATGGTAAAGGCTAAAATagtattatgaaatattatgtaaggatataattgaaaaaaagatattaagtTACAATGGGAACACACCCAATCGTTGTTCTGTAAAATGAGAATTTTCGTTATTATGTAGGACGAACTttcacaattcaatacaatatattttaagtaacaatcaaaacaaatattgtatttatgataaaaatacaatacaatggGTAACAATGATCAAAACAGAATGTAACGTCTTTGCACTCCAATTTTATCACAAGTATATCCACTTAAACATTGTGGTGTTTATCTTATGTGGCGATTCACATCCTACATGTATTATATCATGTAGAAATATATGTGTCTACCTATTGATCATCTTTATACatgtttaaatatttgtttatacaCACTCAAAATTGTAAAGCGTAGATcctaattcaaataaaattaaggaatatgtttatgcattttttctttcaaggactcctattaaaaaaaatttaggacTAATAAATGGACAGATTCAAATTGATTTTAGGCCGGTCAAAATGAGTTGAATCATTGGTCTTGTGCACCTATGCTTAGTTGGGCTGAAAATTGGAGTAAATAATGATTGTTAGCCCAAGTAGGCCCAATTTGGATAACAATCCAAcacatatttttaagaaaatattacgTGGTTGAGCAAATTTATACTACCTAATTTTTTACTATAGTTATAATTTGCTATAATCATCAATTACGACTAACATTAGATATTAAATCTgtgggctgacttcgagtttataattaatcatattttgtatatgtatatttcaccagaatatataaatacatatatataatatacaatttctAATCAATATACACATACAATTGACCTCTCTCGCTCtcttctctcctccctctcccaatctcactcgcctctctcctctttctctctctcccagtctcgcttgCTTTTTATACAAACGGAAATgtgtaatatacaattatctaaactatatacatatacaattcacctctctcctacACTCTGCCCTTCTCGCTTGCCTCTCCCTCTCTCACCTGATATTgtttgccatatatacaaatacatatgtataatacacaattatctaaccaatatacataaacaattcacctctctcccacttttTGCTCTGTCTCGCCTCTCGCCTGTCTCTCCCAACGCTCGCCCCTATCCTCTCTATAACATATAGctatgaattgtaattatcaaactataactatgaagaataattagactatttttagtggctatatgtgaaagttctcCCTTTTTTAATTTGAACTTTACTATTATAGAAGTGTGAGTAATGGAGTAATATCATCATGTCtgttttaaaattcaaattgagggcatttttgacttttaaCATACTATAGAAAATGTGTGTTAAA
Proteins encoded in this window:
- the LOC138337559 gene encoding sporulation-specific protein 15-like; this translates as MAAPLNLEEGQSSHRPPRFNGHFYSWWKVRMHDYLMTEDSELWDIILDGPFVPMMEVKDGEMTVTVPKPRQKYDDADRKKIEKGFKAKTLLVCGIGPDEYNRVSACESAKEIWDCLLTAHEGTEQVKESKIDMPTSRYENFKMKEGETIHDMFTKFSSITNELRSLGEPISMTKQVRKVLRILPKSWESKVDAITEAKDLKVLTMDALIGNLKTHEMNQNYDLSKKEAKKDKSSMLKYKSDEDSSDDDMAYLISRFQKVVRKNKVYKRGTNGTRNAAQGDTCYKCGKAGHFIKECPLLKNESKDYQKPRSDSENRRDLVPGNRDRKATADMVVKRALAAWGDSSSDSEDPDEPKDVSMVAVHEEETVFNEMFALMAHTENEEEDNQVTLLDMKNDLEKYSLKKLRALAKVMLDSVIELTSERDTMNAELEILTENKVQFEETMSRMVSLESDNSELKNQLNQITEEAEKLNGMSNGLRVEIEEKLKNSEKNLRLSLEKSNRLEKDIVKLKEELEKSLKWTKSSKLLSSATNQSNFNKKGLGSLNITPPFNPHSKYVFVSDNLLCLHCGKNGHLTGECASWKNSHERLSNYAVRQKVSNERPGPPKHVSTDRFSNKKSVSTPKSFVRKIQKLPYWTRYNLITPLSAFWELKLKWVPNLNK
- the LOC104648390 gene encoding G-type lectin S-receptor-like serine/threonine-protein kinase At4g03230, which codes for MFFSHIIKKKKNNMLLTQVVAGKVHVMQLSNFVLLLLILCGCDARSTIDGRSKLINGETLVSAGENFEFGFFSNDAGLNRYVGIWYYKLSPRTVVWVANWNDSIQHPIKNKAIVSIVVEDGNLKVLNSISGYTFISSGVEGNSGVKAELLDTGNLVLFDESGTKMWQSFRYPTNTFLPGMNMESLELTSWEGSGNWKYKFKVDQGDNKKYVIVENGGGTHWQGSVGGVAKSTAYKYFRFNDMPSFVTFFLSNNSVEARKTLFNNSVEETRTLFNNNRNFTPIVFSLLDKNDFVFQGTRLLMNSSGEIQFYFWDSKSGWSLLWSAPKDKCDEFRKCGKFEICNSNERQVCRCLPRFQSNPREDYGDGEYSSGCSRKSDNFSCKEDTFMDLSSMKFVYPEWTDTKINTSGDCLSHCLSNCSCNAYTYSNISGCWFWGSNLNNLQENYTGGYNLSVRVPPIEVRPQAPLNNTPMQTSSRNQRPLVISISVILGVMVLCGIIYMIYLKRVERSKAREIVLGMPMDYLPHRDSFDGDLITEDDKKRIDVPFFSLNSILVATQNFSNASKLGRGGFGPVYKGKFLGSTDMAVKRLSSDSGQGVEEFKTEVMLIAKLQHRNLVRLLGYCVERNEKILLYEYMPNKSLDTFLFDHAFCQLLDWRIRFEIILGIARGLLYLHQDSRLRIIHRDLKTSNILLDEEMNAKISDFGLARIVEGKNTEANTNKVVGTYGYMSPEYAMEGLFSIKSDVFAFGVVLLEIISGRRNMEFFGDVNLIGHVWRLWMKDSALEVMDETIVESCDENEVLKCVNVALLCVQEDPAERPVMSNVVFMLGGESITLSRPNQPAFIARRNSAGASTSSSSSKLYNTSNNGLTITQQVGR